The Nitrospirota bacterium genome has a window encoding:
- a CDS encoding response regulator, whose protein sequence is MSKTAESEVNVQESEDIRILVLDDEQVVIEAIKKHLRDSGYKIYSAKNGKEGLRLYSEIKPMLIILDLKMPVMDGIEFLEKLHLSPGDPASVIVLTGHGSDEDMQRCFELGIGAFLHKPFNVYELKGLVKHSITLKQVGENLRRELLKRTKMEEELSKYRYHLEELVQKRTSELELSNEQLQVEIAERKKAELKISLSLREKEVLLKEIHHRVKNNLQIVSSLLDLQSKYINNSELLDMFKDSQNRLKTMALIHEKLYQSEDLSIINFSRYIPSLLNHLYQSYNLSTSAISLDTDIENISIGVDTAVPCGLIINELVSNSLKYAFKSGRDGLLGVYLKRDDDDYFSLTISDNGEGLPDGFDIKNVKSLGLRLVNALVVDQLEGSINYEGNGGAKYLIKFKELKYDKRR, encoded by the coding sequence GTGAGTAAAACAGCCGAATCTGAGGTCAACGTGCAAGAGTCAGAGGATATCAGAATACTGGTGCTTGATGATGAGCAGGTTGTTATAGAGGCAATAAAAAAACACCTGAGAGACTCCGGTTATAAAATCTATTCGGCTAAAAACGGCAAAGAAGGACTCAGGTTGTACTCTGAAATCAAGCCGATGCTTATAATACTGGATCTAAAGATGCCTGTTATGGATGGGATAGAGTTTTTGGAAAAACTGCATCTTTCCCCAGGCGACCCGGCCTCAGTGATTGTACTTACCGGACATGGCAGCGATGAGGATATGCAGCGGTGTTTTGAGCTGGGAATTGGTGCTTTTTTGCATAAACCGTTTAACGTCTATGAACTAAAGGGGCTCGTAAAACACTCAATTACCCTTAAACAAGTCGGAGAAAACCTGAGGCGTGAACTGCTCAAACGTACAAAAATGGAGGAGGAGCTCAGTAAATACAGGTATCATTTAGAGGAGCTTGTGCAAAAGCGCACATCGGAGCTTGAACTGTCAAATGAGCAGCTCCAGGTCGAGATAGCGGAACGAAAGAAGGCTGAGCTTAAAATCAGTCTTTCACTCAGGGAAAAGGAGGTCTTGCTTAAGGAAATCCACCACAGGGTGAAAAATAATCTTCAAATAGTATCGTCTCTGCTTGATCTACAGTCAAAGTATATTAATAACTCTGAACTTCTCGATATGTTTAAAGACAGCCAAAACCGCCTTAAAACCATGGCCCTTATACACGAAAAGTTATACCAGTCTGAGGATTTGTCTATTATAAATTTCTCAAGGTACATTCCAAGTCTGTTAAACCACCTTTACCAGTCTTATAACCTCAGCACATCTGCCATATCTCTGGATACCGACATCGAGAACATCTCAATAGGGGTGGATACTGCCGTGCCGTGCGGACTGATAATAAACGAACTGGTATCAAATTCACTTAAGTATGCCTTCAAAAGCGGCAGAGACGGCCTTCTGGGTGTTTATCTGAAAAGGGACGATGATGATTACTTTTCCCTGACAATAAGCGATAACGGTGAGGGGTTACCGGATGGGTTTGATATAAAAAATGTCAAATCCCTTGGACTTAGGCTTGTTAACGCCCTTGTGGTGGATCAGTTGGAGGGTTCAATTAATTATGAGGGCAATGGCGGAGCTAAATATTTGATAAAATTTAAGGAATTAAAATATGATAAAAGGAGATAG
- a CDS encoding O-antigen ligase family protein, protein MTDNSKLNLDGKVNNINLIAAVVLLLALPLSESIKNISLYAFILPVFLYNLYAGNIRIKMTSLHYGFLLFFLVSCVTALFARNTSEAIKGIHDVLRYTVTFFVFLGFYKKREINLLLWAFFISTGIAVIYGIYDSFYAHTALSVPALGHYNYTAMYLIISATVMLSMIVHGGKKNKLMTAVLFFLLSITLAASVMTTMRTSFIALALFIAVLLEGKKSTSKHILIIFLFVVMLFTALYFYKPMWDKLLSTTSLTYRIEIWKFALTEFKGNFLTGVGLNNFRFTLPVWMDGGRIVCDAHSLYLNTAAQTGIFGLTSLMLIIYGFMKTWRLFDAVSGYEKTVKYGAMGAFLVIFASGFLDTTLHHKQAMEFAILSALMAACSSRT, encoded by the coding sequence ATGACTGATAACTCTAAGTTAAATTTAGATGGCAAAGTAAACAATATTAATCTCATTGCCGCAGTGGTTTTATTACTTGCTCTGCCGCTTTCAGAAAGTATAAAGAATATTTCCCTTTATGCGTTTATACTGCCCGTTTTTCTGTATAACCTTTACGCTGGGAATATTCGCATTAAAATGACATCGCTGCATTATGGTTTTCTGCTGTTTTTTCTGGTTTCGTGTGTGACTGCCTTGTTTGCGCGTAACACAAGTGAAGCCATAAAAGGAATACACGATGTTCTGCGCTATACGGTAACTTTTTTTGTTTTTCTTGGGTTTTACAAAAAAAGAGAGATAAATCTCCTGCTTTGGGCTTTTTTTATATCAACCGGCATTGCTGTAATCTATGGAATTTATGATTCCTTTTATGCTCACACAGCCCTGTCTGTGCCGGCACTGGGCCACTATAATTACACCGCCATGTATCTTATAATCTCTGCCACTGTCATGCTTAGCATGATTGTCCACGGCGGCAAAAAAAATAAACTCATGACGGCAGTTCTGTTTTTCCTGCTAAGTATTACCCTTGCTGCCTCTGTAATGACAACCATGAGAACCTCATTTATTGCCCTTGCCCTGTTTATTGCCGTTCTGTTAGAGGGGAAAAAATCCACCAGCAAACACATTCTGATAATTTTCTTATTTGTTGTTATGCTCTTTACTGCATTATATTTTTACAAACCCATGTGGGATAAGCTGCTATCAACAACGTCTCTTACGTACCGTATTGAAATCTGGAAATTTGCACTTACCGAGTTTAAGGGTAACTTTTTAACCGGAGTTGGATTAAACAACTTTCGTTTTACACTCCCTGTATGGATGGATGGCGGACGCATCGTCTGCGATGCCCACAGTTTGTATCTAAACACAGCAGCTCAAACAGGAATTTTTGGACTAACCTCTCTGATGCTGATTATTTATGGCTTTATGAAAACCTGGAGGCTATTCGATGCTGTCTCAGGCTATGAGAAAACTGTTAAGTATGGTGCTATGGGCGCTTTTTTAGTTATTTTTGCCAGTGGTTTCCTTGACACAACACTGCACCACAAACAAGCCATGGAGTTTGCCATACTGAGTGCCCTCATGGCAGCCTGCTCATCCCGCACATAA
- a CDS encoding type II toxin-antitoxin system RelE/ParE family toxin, with translation MPKLVYLSSAQRDIAVIAGYIESESANRAAAEKFIDKLTDYCEQIAKLPNMMGRARPEFGRNYRTVTFGKYVIFMRYADKDGPRSHLYIVHIVHGARDLEAYFIQHDDD, from the coding sequence GTGCCAAAACTTGTATATCTGTCTTCAGCCCAACGCGATATCGCTGTGATAGCAGGCTATATTGAGAGTGAGAGCGCAAATAGAGCAGCAGCAGAAAAATTCATAGATAAACTTACTGATTATTGTGAACAAATTGCAAAACTACCAAACATGATGGGCCGTGCACGGCCAGAATTTGGACGGAATTACCGCACTGTAACTTTTGGCAAATATGTAATCTTTATGCGTTATGCCGACAAAGACGGTCCACGCAGCCATTTGTATATCGTTCATATTGTGCATGGAGCACGTGATCTGGAAGCGTACTTTATCCAACATGATGATGACTAA
- a CDS encoding response regulator, producing MVENPGNFSQSRILVVEDESIVAMNICERLKELGYEVADVVSTGADAIKRAGELDPDLVLMDIVLKGNMDGVETAEKIRNTYDIPVIFLTAYSDNDTLRRAKITEPYGYILKPFEQRELLIAIEIAVYKHELERRLKASENWLLATLKLMSAAMITTDINGTVTFLNAEAAAITGWTMKEAIGEDIAAIFNVSPEDPVRKVLQEGMVISKNSLLTNKKGLQHNIDFSAISITDESKRNMGVAILIHNASGD from the coding sequence ATGGTTGAAAATCCGGGGAACTTCTCACAATCAAGAATTCTGGTTGTAGAGGATGAAAGTATAGTGGCCATGAATATATGCGAACGGCTGAAAGAATTGGGTTATGAGGTGGCTGATGTAGTATCAACAGGAGCCGATGCGATAAAAAGAGCCGGGGAACTTGATCCTGACCTTGTACTTATGGATATAGTGTTAAAGGGCAACATGGATGGGGTGGAGACAGCCGAAAAAATTCGCAATACTTACGATATCCCGGTCATATTTCTTACGGCATACTCAGACAATGATACACTTAGACGTGCCAAAATCACTGAACCCTACGGCTATATCCTAAAACCGTTTGAACAAAGGGAGCTCTTAATAGCAATCGAGATAGCCGTGTATAAGCATGAACTGGAAAGAAGGTTAAAGGCAAGTGAGAACTGGCTTCTGGCAACATTGAAACTGATGTCGGCAGCTATGATAACAACTGATATAAATGGCACAGTCACGTTTCTGAATGCCGAGGCTGCAGCTATCACCGGTTGGACTATGAAAGAGGCGATAGGGGAGGATATAGCCGCAATTTTTAACGTATCACCTGAGGACCCTGTTAGAAAGGTGCTTCAGGAGGGCATGGTTATCTCCAAAAACAGCTTGTTAACCAATAAAAAGGGACTTCAGCATAATATAGACTTCAGCGCCATTTCAATTACCGATGAGAGTAAAAGAAACATGGGTGTTGCAATCCTTATTCATAATGCAAGCGGGGATTAA
- a CDS encoding DUF4258 domain-containing protein, which produces MIIFHPHAKERLTERGATEQEAISTVQNGEMFTAKFGRTGFRRNFNFAGQWRGRHYEIKQVEVYAVKEDGNWIIITVITRYF; this is translated from the coding sequence ATGATAATATTTCACCCTCATGCGAAGGAGCGGTTAACTGAACGGGGAGCTACTGAACAGGAGGCAATTTCAACGGTTCAAAATGGCGAGATGTTTACAGCAAAATTCGGACGTACCGGTTTCAGGAGAAATTTTAATTTCGCAGGCCAGTGGCGTGGTAGGCATTATGAAATTAAGCAAGTGGAGGTTTATGCAGTCAAAGAGGATGGTAACTGGATAATTATCACAGTAATAACCCGATATTTTTAA
- a CDS encoding N-acetyltransferase gives MKIRNALVTDVKSAHRLVNEFASRGVMLSRSLNEFYEHIRDYFVCENDAGEIIGVCALHVLWEDLAEIKSLAVKQSAQKKSVGSELLKRCIKDAGALGINRVFALTYVPGFFIKHGFTETDKSGLPQKIWGDCLKCPKFPDCDEQAVILNIEEERSYGIIAVYEQGGKPLFLLIQHNAGHWAFPKGHANAGETPLDTAKREMEEETSVTDYKLYGHPPFIENYIVIRQGKPVNKTVMYFLALVKEKTVKIQESEIADYKWADFSEALATVTFSEGKELLLEVNECLANFSK, from the coding sequence TTGAAAATCAGAAACGCACTGGTCACTGATGTAAAATCAGCCCACAGGCTGGTAAATGAATTTGCCTCACGCGGGGTTATGCTCTCAAGGTCTCTCAATGAATTTTATGAACATATCAGGGACTACTTTGTGTGTGAGAATGATGCCGGAGAAATTATCGGAGTCTGTGCGTTGCATGTGCTGTGGGAGGATCTGGCTGAAATAAAATCACTTGCGGTAAAACAAAGCGCTCAGAAAAAATCTGTTGGTTCAGAGCTTCTTAAGCGCTGCATAAAAGATGCCGGAGCACTTGGCATAAACAGGGTCTTTGCTCTTACGTATGTGCCCGGTTTTTTTATAAAACACGGCTTTACAGAAACTGATAAATCCGGACTGCCTCAGAAAATATGGGGCGATTGCTTAAAATGCCCAAAATTTCCGGACTGTGATGAACAGGCTGTCATTTTAAACATCGAGGAGGAACGCTCGTATGGCATAATTGCCGTCTATGAGCAAGGTGGTAAGCCGCTTTTTCTTCTGATACAGCATAATGCCGGCCACTGGGCATTTCCCAAAGGACACGCCAATGCTGGTGAAACTCCACTTGACACTGCTAAAAGAGAAATGGAGGAGGAAACCTCCGTAACTGATTATAAACTATATGGCCATCCTCCCTTTATCGAAAACTATATTGTCATAAGACAAGGAAAGCCGGTTAATAAGACAGTAATGTATTTTTTAGCTTTAGTGAAGGAGAAAACCGTTAAAATTCAGGAATCTGAAATTGCGGACTACAAATGGGCTGACTTTAGCGAGGCATTGGCAACAGTTACATTTAGTGAAGGAAAAGAGTTATTATTAGAAGTAAACGAGTGTTTAGCAAATTTCTCAAAGTAG
- a CDS encoding 2-oxoglutarate oxidoreductase has product MKQVFKRPESLKAAAFRFCPGCGHSLVHRMIAEAVDELQIRERVIGIAPVGCAVFAYDYFNFDVIECAHGRPPAVATALKRVNPDSIVFSYQGDGDLAAIGTSEIIHAANRGENLSVFFINNATYGMTGGQAAPTTLLKQTTTTTPKGKTIYTEGYPLKVSELIATIDGAAFVARTALDGLKGVTATKSQIVKVLSNQVQGVGFSFLEILSPCPTDWHRSCVDSFKWIHNEMTEVFKPGILKDVNNGVGGV; this is encoded by the coding sequence ATGAAACAAGTCTTTAAGCGGCCTGAGAGCCTGAAAGCAGCAGCGTTTCGTTTTTGTCCCGGATGCGGTCACAGCCTTGTGCACAGGATGATAGCTGAGGCGGTAGATGAGCTCCAGATCAGGGAACGTGTCATTGGTATAGCTCCGGTAGGTTGTGCGGTGTTTGCCTATGACTACTTCAACTTTGATGTCATAGAGTGCGCTCATGGAAGACCTCCTGCGGTAGCAACTGCACTTAAACGTGTAAACCCTGATTCAATCGTGTTTTCGTATCAGGGGGATGGCGACCTTGCCGCAATTGGCACAAGTGAGATTATCCATGCCGCAAACAGAGGGGAAAATCTCTCTGTATTTTTTATAAATAATGCTACCTATGGAATGACAGGCGGGCAAGCTGCCCCGACGACCTTACTCAAACAAACAACTACAACAACCCCTAAAGGAAAAACCATATACACTGAGGGTTATCCTCTTAAGGTGAGTGAACTGATAGCCACTATAGACGGCGCTGCTTTTGTAGCCAGAACCGCTCTTGACGGTTTAAAGGGTGTTACTGCCACAAAATCACAGATTGTGAAAGTGCTTTCAAATCAAGTACAAGGTGTAGGTTTTAGCTTTCTTGAAATCCTCTCGCCATGTCCCACCGATTGGCATCGGAGTTGTGTTGACTCTTTTAAGTGGATACACAATGAAATGACTGAGGTGTTTAAACCTGGGATACTTAAGGATGTTAACAATGGTGTCGGAGGAGTTTAG
- a CDS encoding DUF2283 domain-containing protein: protein MKISYDPRYNIAYLRLHEGVEPAGVETIKMSDEINIDMAPDGTIYGIELLNANEQLNKADKGKLLVVNEATGEESEFAIF from the coding sequence ATGAAAATAAGCTACGATCCGAGATACAACATTGCATATTTACGTCTGCATGAAGGTGTGGAGCCTGCCGGTGTGGAGACAATAAAAATGAGTGATGAGATTAACATTGATATGGCACCTGACGGTACAATCTATGGCATAGAACTATTGAATGCCAATGAACAGCTTAATAAAGCGGACAAAGGGAAACTTCTTGTAGTTAATGAGGCAACAGGAGAGGAGTCGGAGTTCGCTATCTTTTAG
- a CDS encoding PAS domain S-box protein: MISDELDDKIKTIRNKLSFVENLRKSLKDRVESNISSLFESNIALQERIYQRTIELDNINKKLQLEITERMQIEEALRLSEHRYKRLIGAITDYIYTVDVVDGEAVSTSHGPGCVAVTGYTHEDYVRDPFLWYQMIHPEDRHSVMEMTRRVLAGEIMPSIEHRIINKDGTTRWVRNTIVPRRGKDGTLIAYDGLISDITERRRTDEALRLSEQRYKHLLNATTDYIYTVEVSEGKAVSTSHGPGCLAVTGYTSEEYAQDYFLWYRMIHPEDRHSASAMAEKTLRGEQVQPVEHRIIHKDGSIRWVRNTTVPRHGKDGVMIAYDGLITDITERKLAEEALKRNKERLADFFDNAYDMIQIVDMQGHFKYVNHSWLITLGYDASEVETLSMSEIIHPDYLSEYEAVLHEILTAGHANRFETVFITKQGRHISVLGSISYSYEHGKPSAARGIFHDLTEIKKAEETLKRLNDDLELRVKERTAQLYHAASYLESVLTSLTDALFVINSSFSIRRVNPSACLMLGYKEKELVGKDIKSVFSESLEAVVNEVLEHERAKDEFMTVRTKTGQTIPVLVNLSRLGKKNEETIIVVHDMREIKKLEEETQRIQLKMLSASKMATLGEIATGIAHEINQPLTYISSFIQGLLLDIKKQRLDEKEVQKEAGTAYKQVGRIVDIIQHLRTFGRRDDLELTPVNIETVLNNTMLLIGERVRLKNIKLQRTVENEVPCVPGSANQLEQVFINLLQNAMDAFPKNAASAIIKVNVSQLYEKRKWVVIKISDNASGIDAENLDKIFEPFFTTKEVGKGTGLGLSIVYGIISEHNGTITCESVKNKGTVFTIKIPACGENVGE; the protein is encoded by the coding sequence ATGATAAGTGATGAACTGGATGATAAGATAAAGACAATAAGAAATAAGTTGTCGTTTGTAGAGAATCTGAGAAAATCCCTGAAAGACCGCGTTGAGAGCAATATATCGTCTCTTTTTGAAAGTAATATTGCCCTTCAGGAGAGAATCTATCAGCGAACCATAGAGCTTGACAATATAAATAAGAAACTTCAGCTTGAGATCACCGAGCGTATGCAAATAGAAGAGGCGTTGCGGTTAAGTGAACATCGCTATAAACGCCTCATAGGCGCCATAACGGATTATATTTATACTGTGGATGTGGTGGATGGAGAGGCTGTATCAACCAGCCACGGTCCCGGCTGTGTGGCAGTGACAGGCTATACGCATGAGGATTACGTTCGTGACCCCTTTCTGTGGTACCAAATGATACATCCTGAGGATCGTCACTCTGTTATGGAGATGACACGGCGCGTTCTGGCAGGAGAGATTATGCCCTCAATCGAGCACCGGATTATCAACAAGGACGGTACCACCCGATGGGTGAGAAACACCATAGTTCCCCGCCGCGGCAAAGACGGCACGCTCATTGCCTATGACGGACTTATTTCTGATATAACCGAACGCCGCCGGACTGATGAGGCTTTGAGGCTTAGCGAACAGCGGTATAAACACCTGCTTAATGCCACAACCGACTATATATACACGGTGGAGGTCAGTGAAGGTAAAGCGGTATCAACCAGCCACGGTCCGGGCTGTCTTGCCGTAACCGGATACACATCTGAGGAGTATGCGCAGGATTACTTTCTCTGGTATCGGATGATACACCCTGAGGACCGTCACAGCGCCTCAGCTATGGCTGAAAAAACCCTCAGAGGTGAGCAGGTGCAACCCGTTGAACACAGGATTATTCATAAAGACGGCTCAATTCGGTGGGTAAGAAACACAACCGTCCCCAGACACGGGAAAGACGGAGTCATGATTGCCTATGACGGCCTCATAACAGATATAACTGAACGAAAACTAGCCGAGGAGGCTCTCAAAAGAAACAAAGAGCGGCTGGCCGATTTCTTTGATAACGCATACGATATGATTCAGATTGTGGATATGCAGGGCCACTTTAAGTATGTTAACCACTCGTGGCTTATCACTCTCGGTTACGACGCATCAGAGGTTGAAACACTTAGCATGTCTGAGATAATTCATCCTGATTACCTGAGTGAATACGAGGCTGTGCTTCATGAAATTCTGACCGCAGGACATGCAAACAGGTTTGAAACCGTGTTTATCACAAAGCAGGGGCGCCATATATCGGTACTGGGAAGTATAAGCTATAGCTATGAACACGGGAAACCATCCGCAGCACGTGGTATTTTTCATGATCTCACGGAAATAAAGAAAGCCGAGGAAACTCTTAAACGTCTCAACGACGATTTGGAGTTAAGGGTGAAAGAACGTACCGCTCAACTTTACCACGCGGCCTCATACCTTGAGAGCGTGCTCACATCGCTAACCGATGCTCTGTTTGTTATAAACTCCTCCTTCTCAATAAGAAGAGTAAACCCCTCGGCATGTCTTATGCTTGGGTACAAAGAGAAGGAACTTGTCGGAAAGGACATAAAAAGTGTTTTTTCAGAAAGTCTCGAGGCAGTTGTAAATGAGGTATTGGAACATGAAAGGGCGAAGGACGAGTTTATGACTGTCAGGACAAAAACCGGACAGACAATCCCGGTGCTGGTAAACTTGTCAAGATTAGGCAAAAAAAATGAAGAAACCATAATAGTTGTACATGATATGAGAGAGATAAAGAAACTTGAGGAGGAAACTCAGAGGATACAGTTAAAAATGCTTTCTGCCTCAAAAATGGCGACTCTGGGTGAGATAGCAACAGGCATTGCCCATGAAATAAATCAACCCCTGACTTACATAAGCAGCTTCATACAGGGGTTACTGCTTGATATAAAAAAACAGCGCCTTGATGAAAAAGAGGTACAAAAGGAGGCTGGCACAGCTTATAAACAGGTCGGGCGTATCGTGGACATAATCCAACACCTGAGAACCTTCGGACGGCGTGACGACCTGGAACTGACGCCGGTAAATATAGAAACGGTGCTAAATAACACCATGCTGCTTATAGGGGAGAGAGTACGCCTTAAAAACATAAAACTACAAAGGACCGTGGAAAACGAGGTGCCCTGCGTGCCAGGAAGCGCTAACCAACTTGAACAGGTGTTTATTAACTTGCTTCAAAATGCTATGGATGCTTTCCCAAAAAACGCTGCCAGTGCTATAATTAAAGTTAATGTATCTCAACTGTATGAGAAGCGTAAGTGGGTAGTCATTAAGATTTCCGATAACGCATCGGGTATTGATGCCGAAAATCTGGATAAAATCTTTGAACCTTTTTTTACCACTAAAGAGGTAGGCAAAGGCACAGGCCTTGGTCTTTCCATAGTTTATGGCATAATAAGCGAACATAACGGAACTATCACTTGTGAGTCCGTAAAAAATAAAGGGACTGTGTTTACAATTAAAATCCCAGCGTGCGGGGAAAACGTTGGTGAGTAA
- a CDS encoding flagellar protein FlaG, protein MDIKAYNTNIPVYSQPVQNTAETDSGSRQAPASGKTAVATSNAGTQQETSSALNRGVLPDAEIKDTDKGVTAVAQKVKDSTAGTSKGKGSALPDTKGKMYFAVDDNNNVVIKVEDSKGNVVSQIPPEEYIKMSKVLEEISTNLFHTTA, encoded by the coding sequence ATGGACATAAAAGCATATAATACTAACATACCGGTTTATTCTCAGCCAGTTCAGAACACGGCTGAAACGGATAGTGGCAGCAGGCAGGCTCCTGCTTCAGGTAAGACCGCAGTTGCCACAAGCAACGCCGGCACCCAGCAGGAGACATCTTCTGCCCTTAATAGGGGCGTGCTTCCTGATGCTGAGATTAAAGACACTGATAAAGGTGTCACTGCTGTAGCCCAAAAGGTTAAGGATAGCACCGCTGGTACGAGTAAAGGTAAGGGTTCAGCCCTGCCTGATACCAAAGGCAAGATGTATTTTGCCGTTGATGACAACAATAATGTTGTTATCAAGGTAGAAGACTCAAAGGGTAATGTTGTCAGCCAGATACCACCAGAGGAATATATCAAAATGTCTAAAGTACTTGAGGAAATTTCAACCAACCTGTTCCACACTACTGCCTGA
- a CDS encoding 2-oxoacid:acceptor oxidoreductase family protein yields MENRFLIGGSGGQGILFMGKLMASAAMVSGKNVTWFPSYGAEIRCGTANCTVIASDEPIGSPVIKHIDVLIVFNSMSLKKFIHRLRTNGLLFYDSSLFTYENGSAEIKTVGIPATTLASELGSKKSANMLMLGAVASITDMLFLKKNVLLSVMENDSVKLSAETLSLNKLAIARGFEIIENQKRTGH; encoded by the coding sequence ATGGAAAACAGATTTCTTATAGGCGGTTCAGGTGGTCAGGGGATACTGTTTATGGGTAAGCTTATGGCCTCAGCCGCCATGGTTAGCGGTAAAAATGTAACGTGGTTTCCCTCTTACGGAGCAGAAATCAGATGCGGCACGGCTAACTGCACGGTCATAGCGTCCGATGAGCCGATTGGCTCTCCGGTTATTAAACATATAGATGTGCTTATTGTTTTTAACAGTATGTCACTAAAAAAGTTCATCCACAGATTAAGAACAAACGGTTTATTGTTTTATGACTCATCACTGTTTACTTACGAAAACGGCAGTGCTGAAATAAAAACCGTCGGGATTCCTGCCACAACACTTGCCTCAGAGCTTGGCAGTAAAAAGTCTGCAAATATGCTTATGCTTGGCGCTGTCGCTTCAATAACAGATATGCTCTTCTTAAAAAAGAATGTACTGCTGTCAGTTATGGAAAATGACTCCGTGAAGTTATCAGCTGAGACGCTTTCACTTAACAAGCTTGCAATTGCCAGAGGTTTTGAGATAATTGAAAATCAGAAACGCACTGGTCACTGA